Proteins encoded in a region of the Quercus lobata isolate SW786 chromosome 8, ValleyOak3.0 Primary Assembly, whole genome shotgun sequence genome:
- the LOC115955710 gene encoding OBERON-like protein, translated as MGTSSGSNIHHQSSSKMLPPRQQPRPGGIQTSLSLVSSDPRLSPEEPRSNSDQIRESPTESASSRETWPTADAIVTKKMMENGKAENDCPEQSVIRRVSSADKISLRDITRERVDMISEKMHRLPDEFLEEMKNGLRVILEGNGGSQQREEFLMLQKLVQNRSDLTAKTLIRAHRVQLEILVAINTGIQAFLHPSISLSQTSLIEIFVYKRCRNIACQNQLPAEDCTCEICTNRNGFCNLCMCVICNKFDFEVNTCRWIGCDLCSHWTHTDCAIRDGLICMGPSVKSGAGPPEMVFRCRACNRTSELLGWVKDVFQHCAPAWDREALTRELDFVSRIFHGSDDPRGRKLFWKCEDLKEKMKSRMVESSIACRAILMFFQELEVDSPKSLENGEGGRLIAPQEACNRIAEVVHEAIRKMEMVADEKMRMYKKARMSLDACDREIEDKAREVTELKLEMQKKKLQVDELERIVRLKQAEADMFQLKANEAKREADRLQRIALAKSDKSEEEYASSYLKQRLNEAEAEKQYLFEKIKLQESSRASQSSGGSDPSQMLMYSKIHDLLYNVPPKADSQSNEHHPFRTNP; from the exons ATGGGAACATCATCTGGTTCTAACATCCACCACCAGTCTTCATCGAAAATGCTACCTCCACGTCAGCAACCGCGACCTGGAGGAATACAAACCTCTCTGTCCCTCGTTTCGTCAGATCCTCGCCTCTCCCCTGAGGAACCCAGATCAAATTCTGATCAAATTCGTGAGTCACCTACTGAGAGTGCCAGTTCTCGAGAAACTTGGCCTACTGCTGATGCCATTGTGACCAAGAAGATGATGGAGAATGGGAAAGCGGAGAATGATTGCCCTGAACAATCAGTTATTCGCCGTGTTTCTAGTGCAGATAAGATATCACTTCGGGACATaacaagagagagagttgaTATGATCTCTGAAAAGATGCATCGTTTACCTGATGAATTTCTAGAAGAGATGAAGAATGGACTCCGAGTTATTCTCGAAGGGAATGGTGGTTCACAGCAAAGAGAGGAATTTTTGATGCTGCAAAAGCTTGTGCAAAATAGAAGTGATTTAACTGCTAAGACTTTGATTAGAGCTCACAGAGTACAGCTTGAAATCCTTGTTGCTATTAATACTGGAATTCAGGCATTCTTGCATCCTAGTATCAGTCTCTCACAGACTTCCCTTATTGAGATCTTTGTGTACAAGAGATGCAGAAACATAGCATGTCAAAACCAGCTTCCTGCCGAAGATTGTACCTGTGAAATATGCACCAATAGAAACGGTTTCTGCAATCTTTGCATGTGTGTAATCTGTAACAAGTTTGATTTTGAAGTAAATACCTGCCGTTGGATTGGGTGTGATTTGTGTTCACATTGGACTCATACGGATTGTGCTATTCGTGATGGACTCATTTGTATGGGACCTTCTGTCAAGAGTGGAGCTGGCCCACCTGAAATGGTTTTCAGGTGCCGAGCCTGCAATCGGACATCCGAGCTGCTTGGTTGGGTTAAAGATGTTTTCCAGCACTGTGCACCAGCCTGGGACCGAGAGGCTCTGACGAGGGAACTTGATTTTGTTAGTAGGATCTTTCATGGAAGTGATGACCCCCGAGGGAGGAAACTCTTTTGGAAATGTGaggatctcaaagaaaaaatgaagtcTCGTATGGTGGAGTCATCAATAGCTTGCAGAGCAATACTAATGTTTTTCCAAG AGCTAGAGGTTGACTCTCCAAAGAGCTTGGAAAATGGGGAAGGTGGAAGGCTGATAGCCCCACAGGAAGCATGCAATCGAATTGCCGAAGTGGTGCATGAGGCCATAAGGAAGATGGAAATGGTGGCTGATGAGAAGATGAGGATGTACAAAAAGGCCCGCATGTCTCTTGATGCTTGTGACCGTGAGATTGAGGACAAGGCAAGGGAAGTAACAGAACTAAAGCTggaaatgcaaaaaaagaagCTGCAGGTAGACGAGCTGGAGAGAATTGTGAGGCTTAAACAGGCAGAAGCTGATATGTTCCAACTTAAGGCCAACGAGGCAAAACGAGAGGCTGATAGGCTTCAAAGGATTGCTCTGGCCAAGTCAGACAAATCAGAAGAAGAATATGCTAGCAGTTACCTGAAACAACGGTTAAATGAGGCTGAGGCTGAGAAGCAGTATCTGTTTGAGAAGATTAAGCTGCAGGAGAGTTCTCGTGCATCACAGAGCAGTGGTGGGTCTGACCCTTCACAGATGCTGATGTATTCTAAAATCCATGATCTGCTATACAATGTTCCTCCTAAGGCAGACTCCCAGTCAAATGAACACCACCCTTTCAGGACGAATCCCTGA